The Niallia alba genome includes a window with the following:
- a CDS encoding glycerophosphodiester phosphodiesterase: MNQTKIYGHRGAKGRFPENTLLSFQQAILQGVDGIELDIHLTKDGEVIVIHDEFLNRTTDGTGFVRAYTLEEIKQFSAGSKFSSLPDYEESWIVEKVPTLKEVLQLLVPYDIELNIELKTYTFEYEGIEEKTLALVNEYGNGRKVVYSSFHLPTLLRIKAIDSSASIAWLLNQVISNPLDYIKSLELEALHLHKEMVIDNLQDWQELRKLVRVWTVNQEEEMTNLIDAEVEAVITDYPELAIAIRQERAVSVE; encoded by the coding sequence ATGAACCAAACAAAAATATATGGACATAGAGGAGCAAAAGGAAGATTCCCTGAAAATACTCTTCTTAGTTTCCAACAAGCGATTTTACAAGGAGTTGATGGGATTGAATTAGATATCCATTTAACAAAAGATGGGGAAGTTATTGTTATTCATGATGAATTTTTAAATCGGACAACAGATGGAACCGGCTTTGTAAGAGCATATACTTTGGAAGAAATTAAACAATTTAGTGCGGGAAGCAAGTTCTCCTCTCTTCCTGATTATGAAGAAAGCTGGATAGTAGAAAAAGTACCTACTTTAAAAGAAGTTTTACAACTGCTTGTGCCATACGATATCGAATTAAATATTGAACTTAAAACCTATACGTTTGAATACGAAGGAATAGAAGAAAAGACGCTTGCACTTGTAAACGAATATGGGAATGGTCGTAAGGTAGTCTATTCTTCCTTTCATTTGCCGACCTTGCTAAGAATCAAAGCAATAGATTCCTCTGCTTCGATTGCCTGGTTATTAAATCAAGTAATCTCCAATCCTCTTGATTATATAAAAAGCTTGGAATTAGAGGCCTTGCATCTTCATAAAGAAATGGTGATAGATAATTTGCAAGATTGGCAGGAATTAAGAAAGCTAGTAAGAGTGTGGACTGTAAATCAAGAGGAAGAGATGACTAATCTTATTGATGCAGAAGTGGAAGCAGTGATAACTGATTATCCAGAATTGGCTATAGCGATTAGACAAGAAAGGGCTGTTTCGGTTGAGTAA
- a CDS encoding glycerophosphodiester phosphodiesterase, whose protein sequence is MSKYLIGSIVISFLFVTLSACDNNQSVAMVSQSAIEIDDTPRVIAHRGANEWYNESTITAYQIAAETGVDSLEMDLRMTKDGELIVMHDETMDRTTNGKGKVSDYTLEEIRAFRTMESDDSKEITEKIPTLKEILETFHDTQNYYIETRLVDEKLAMEEKLIQLLEEYQLLDKELVTIQSFSEESLMKIKELAPDTELALLFRKGSFSLEKAHTVDFPIIGIESTDVTKKVVEELHKKGKEVHVYFINKKTQKEEQERVLEYEVDGYFTDYIHFTKEILAH, encoded by the coding sequence TTGAGTAAGTACTTGATTGGAAGCATTGTAATCTCTTTTTTGTTTGTTACTCTTTCTGCCTGCGATAATAATCAGTCGGTAGCCATGGTGAGTCAATCTGCGATAGAAATCGATGACACTCCAAGAGTGATTGCACACAGAGGGGCGAATGAATGGTATAACGAGAGCACTATTACCGCTTATCAAATAGCAGCAGAGACAGGTGTAGATTCACTAGAAATGGACTTGAGAATGACTAAGGATGGCGAATTAATTGTCATGCATGATGAGACAATGGATCGTACGACAAATGGAAAAGGGAAGGTTTCTGATTATACATTAGAAGAAATAAGAGCGTTTCGAACGATGGAATCGGATGATAGCAAGGAAATAACAGAAAAAATCCCAACTTTAAAAGAAATATTAGAAACTTTTCATGATACTCAAAACTATTATATAGAAACAAGGCTCGTTGATGAGAAACTAGCAATGGAGGAAAAACTGATTCAGTTGTTAGAAGAGTATCAGCTTTTAGATAAAGAGTTAGTAACGATTCAGTCATTTTCAGAAGAAAGCTTAATGAAGATAAAAGAATTAGCACCAGATACTGAATTAGCCCTTCTTTTTCGAAAAGGCTCTTTTTCCTTGGAAAAGGCACATACGGTTGATTTCCCTATTATCGGAATAGAGTCTACTGATGTTACAAAAAAAGTGGTAGAGGAATTACATAAGAAGGGAAAAGAAGTTCACGTATATTTTATAAATAAGAAAACACAAAAAGAGGAACAAGAAAGAGTATTGGAATATGAAGTGGATGGTTATTTCACTGATTATATTCATTTTACGAAAGAGATTTTAGCGCACTAG
- a CDS encoding IS4 family transposase, with protein sequence MDKITRKTSFGQWFSPINLQLFEENVKTLKLDFYTKKLTTESFLKLLLFAQLEEVESLHALSDCLFDDQLQKGIDLDSISISQLSRRLNGMNPDLFQKLFLDLVSQIHAKTHNTKLVMPLKIIDSSTLPLNLTNHKWAKFRKTKAGVKLHLRLVFMEKGISYPEKAIMTTAKEHDRGQLEVMVDDKECMYVFDRGYLDYERFDRMTDDGYFFLSRLRKNAVIREVYDFKLPENTSVLSDQMVLIGTTQNRAENYFRLLKVIDSKGNELHLITNRFDLSAEEISKMYKSRWAIELFFKWIKQHLHIKKFYGQSEWAIQNQVFIALIVFCLHVLAQIETKSKRKTLQISRYLRAALWKPAHIWLRKIEGKTIP encoded by the coding sequence ATGGACAAGATTACACGAAAAACTTCATTTGGACAATGGTTTTCACCAATAAATCTTCAATTATTTGAAGAAAACGTGAAAACGTTGAAATTAGATTTCTATACGAAAAAACTAACGACAGAGTCATTTCTAAAATTATTACTTTTTGCGCAGCTAGAAGAAGTCGAAAGTCTGCATGCGCTGAGCGATTGTCTTTTCGATGATCAACTGCAAAAGGGCATTGATCTTGATTCTATCAGTATTTCCCAACTCTCACGCCGTTTAAATGGCATGAATCCAGACTTATTCCAAAAGCTTTTCCTTGATTTAGTTTCACAAATTCATGCCAAAACGCACAACACGAAACTTGTGATGCCATTAAAAATCATTGATTCAAGCACATTGCCTCTCAATTTGACTAATCATAAATGGGCAAAATTCCGCAAAACAAAAGCGGGTGTTAAATTGCACTTACGCCTTGTGTTTATGGAAAAAGGTATATCCTATCCCGAAAAGGCCATTATGACAACGGCCAAAGAACATGACCGCGGTCAGCTTGAAGTAATGGTTGATGACAAGGAATGTATGTATGTGTTTGACCGTGGTTACTTAGACTACGAACGCTTTGATCGGATGACAGATGACGGCTACTTTTTCCTTTCTAGGCTGCGAAAAAACGCAGTCATACGGGAGGTTTACGATTTTAAACTACCCGAGAATACATCTGTTTTGTCGGATCAAATGGTGTTGATTGGTACGACGCAAAACCGTGCCGAAAATTACTTTCGTCTTCTAAAAGTGATTGATTCAAAAGGAAATGAGCTTCATTTAATCACAAATCGTTTTGATTTAAGTGCTGAAGAAATCTCAAAGATGTATAAATCACGCTGGGCGATTGAGTTATTTTTCAAATGGATTAAACAACATCTCCATATCAAAAAGTTTTACGGCCAAAGCGAATGGGCAATTCAGAATCAAGTGTTTATCGCACTTATTGTTTTTTGCCTGCATGTTCTCGCACAAATCGAGACAAAAAGTAAACGAAAAACCCTACAAATTAGCCGATATTTACGGGCAGCTTTGTGGAAACCAGCACATATTTGGCTTCGAAAGATTGAAGGAAAAACCATTCCTTAA
- a CDS encoding helix-turn-helix domain-containing protein, with translation MLGERIRTLRKQRKMTLEALAGERLTKGMLSQIENNKAKPSMESLEYIAERLGVEITELLGTISYVELRKVLEKAERIYEEFRIYFKHSEETIQQSNKLIALIEPYIPNLNESYESARLLEIYSRSLFCLNREEWKLYCDKAALIYDLLNLTANRADIAIFRGITFFLEHRYQEALQYYLEERKHIETTHIKIDPMTQVNMDYYTAAIYSALGDIKATSEAVEKALEYSKKEKLYYKTDDIYKLATVVSLLVKEEEKFHYYLKKLKQYGEFVEDKIFEELCDVLYAEYLLHVKEEYQEAMSIIDQYLTFDENNQKVTGDNWNMLQKGKVMYYVKEYKKALNILKTIYVPKHINHPVDLAIYYTKDTFIALCYKELHNINKALEHAKISYDCFLPLPDSIFKTLCIETYENMRLI, from the coding sequence ATGCTAGGAGAACGAATTCGTACATTAAGAAAACAAAGAAAAATGACACTGGAAGCATTAGCTGGAGAAAGATTAACGAAAGGCATGCTTAGTCAGATTGAAAATAATAAAGCAAAACCTTCGATGGAGAGTTTGGAATATATTGCTGAGAGACTTGGAGTAGAGATTACGGAACTACTAGGGACTATCAGTTATGTGGAATTAAGAAAAGTATTAGAGAAAGCAGAAAGAATTTATGAAGAATTTCGCATCTATTTTAAACACTCAGAGGAGACCATTCAACAAAGCAACAAGCTAATTGCACTTATTGAGCCTTATATCCCTAATTTGAATGAAAGCTATGAATCAGCTCGCTTGTTGGAAATTTATAGTCGCAGTTTATTTTGTCTGAATAGAGAAGAGTGGAAATTATATTGTGATAAAGCAGCATTAATTTATGATTTACTTAATCTGACTGCTAATCGTGCAGACATTGCAATCTTTAGAGGCATAACCTTTTTTTTGGAACATCGTTATCAAGAAGCTCTACAATATTATTTGGAAGAACGAAAACACATTGAAACAACCCATATAAAGATTGATCCTATGACTCAAGTCAATATGGATTATTATACTGCCGCCATTTATTCAGCACTCGGTGACATAAAAGCAACATCAGAAGCAGTGGAAAAAGCATTGGAATATTCTAAAAAAGAAAAACTCTATTACAAAACAGACGACATCTATAAACTTGCTACAGTAGTCTCTTTATTAGTAAAAGAAGAAGAAAAATTCCATTACTACTTAAAAAAATTAAAGCAATATGGAGAATTTGTAGAAGATAAAATTTTTGAGGAACTCTGTGATGTACTATATGCGGAATACTTACTTCATGTAAAAGAAGAATATCAAGAAGCTATGTCTATAATTGATCAATATTTAACTTTTGATGAAAATAACCAAAAAGTAACCGGTGATAATTGGAATATGCTTCAAAAAGGAAAAGTGATGTATTATGTAAAAGAATATAAAAAAGCACTCAACATTTTAAAAACTATTTATGTTCCAAAACATATTAATCATCCAGTTGACCTAGCCATTTATTATACAAAAGATACCTTTATTGCTCTTTGTTATAAAGAACTCCATAATATAAATAAAGCACTAGAGCATGCAAAAATTTCCTATGACTGCTTTTTACCCCTACCTGACTCTATATTTAAGACACTTTGTATAGAAACATATGAAAACATGCGTCTAATCTAA
- a CDS encoding MFS transporter encodes MDEYQLEKRAIYHLWTFVSSKLIATAGSQIYTFAISLYILHLTGSSMSFAVNMLCNILPRTIVAPFAGSIIDRYPRKIIAITAQTVTTMAIGGLLLYSITMGLSLPAIYTTSCILSITSMFASNAFTSSLTGLIDETRIQKASSLNQIAISIAQIASPAIGGILFGLVSMSVFLTIYLIASLIAVILDSTMNFTLFEKERDKQEKKESVFQSLKEGLNYVRLQPLLMTIISISLIVNFIFTAFNVGFPFIVNTKLHMPSVQFGIVEGAFAVGTLLLSIYLSFGKEFKQPLSVSKMGIFTLGLLVIAAAVPMLIPFTSLSVFIYYFVLMFIFGAVNILVNIPIMVLMQKKIANEYKGRVFTILETFAMGMMPVGTLLFGVLYDHVPAQWVLIVAGSMLIVSVLVLARPSIIEKANESKPIPSIPKQKATSV; translated from the coding sequence TTGGATGAATATCAGTTAGAAAAGAGAGCGATCTATCATTTATGGACATTTGTAAGTAGTAAATTAATTGCAACAGCCGGCTCGCAAATTTACACATTTGCCATTAGTTTGTATATTTTGCATTTGACTGGTTCTTCGATGAGTTTTGCCGTGAATATGTTATGTAATATCTTGCCTAGAACAATCGTTGCTCCTTTTGCTGGGTCCATTATTGACAGGTATCCTCGAAAAATAATTGCTATTACCGCTCAAACGGTTACTACAATGGCAATAGGTGGATTACTACTTTATAGCATAACAATGGGATTGTCATTACCCGCCATTTATACAACGTCTTGTATTTTGTCGATCACCTCTATGTTTGCAAGTAATGCCTTTACTTCATCATTAACAGGATTAATTGATGAAACTCGCATCCAGAAAGCATCCTCTTTAAATCAAATTGCTATTTCCATTGCGCAAATTGCAAGTCCTGCTATCGGTGGAATATTATTTGGTTTGGTTTCTATGTCTGTGTTTTTAACGATCTATCTTATCGCATCATTGATTGCGGTTATACTCGATTCCACCATGAATTTTACCCTTTTTGAAAAAGAACGGGATAAACAGGAGAAGAAAGAATCTGTTTTTCAAAGTTTAAAAGAAGGTTTAAATTATGTAAGGCTGCAACCATTATTGATGACGATCATCAGTATAAGTTTGATCGTTAATTTTATTTTTACAGCATTTAATGTAGGGTTCCCTTTTATCGTTAATACGAAATTACATATGCCATCCGTGCAGTTTGGGATTGTTGAAGGTGCTTTTGCAGTTGGGACGCTACTCCTGTCGATCTATCTGTCTTTTGGAAAGGAATTTAAACAGCCCTTATCAGTTAGTAAAATGGGAATTTTTACTTTAGGATTACTGGTTATCGCTGCAGCTGTTCCTATGCTTATTCCATTTACTTCTTTGTCTGTTTTTATCTATTATTTTGTCCTCATGTTTATATTTGGAGCGGTTAACATTTTGGTGAATATTCCAATCATGGTACTTATGCAAAAAAAAATTGCGAATGAATACAAAGGAAGAGTTTTTACGATATTAGAGACATTTGCTATGGGTATGATGCCTGTTGGTACCTTATTATTTGGCGTACTATATGATCATGTACCAGCACAGTGGGTTCTAATCGTGGCAGGATCTATGTTAATTGTTTCTGTATTAGTATTGGCAAGACCATCCATAATAGAAAAAGCAAATGAATCAAAGCCAATACCATCTATTCCAAAACAAAAAGCTACTTCTGTTTGA
- a CDS encoding polyprenyl synthetase family protein: MKKRIKVKINEEYRSAEHKAARYFHSLQNQLTDKSYVSRLTNDFQTWKISHIHSPSILTYFSRKKRKPVVKGYRTYIEWLNYVGKLDDYLNRSISYLYMRDLGKALSSQSTQERINEVVKNMKNHLLKKDAEEGNFSVSSIYKLAKKEAVEHTMIWVLERLKQVTSHIPAGMSVEHAQRKILKILAGVLMHELEERRELELSNQERQTRLEKAIKLGFYYGLTYPLIDDLLDAKILSLEEEIQYSNLIRHTLETGEVPDLGKWSGKNEELIQFIHKELKEAFEYMKKQHDNQTWELFLNQSYIFFHSQEVDRKKELTNSTYSNEELYIPVILKSSASRQIVRSLMNAPEDEGYDQRTFYYGIYNQLADDLADMFDDQKDGAVTPYTYYLTYYQTRKDLINPFEMYWTVISYLIHDVYHSDSKTQEVILDRAINGLKRLKEKLGEQKYSDLMGILTKGFPPFNQLLQQMVAKADDVDFFDKLLRDHMIATLKENRREQTEFSEMFQSIRSPIEKILPITENTMLEKDIVTEAANYSLAGDGKRLRPIITWFIGVKELELDDAQIVPLLRSVEYMHTASLIFDDLPTQDNAVMRRGRPTLHEVYNAATAELTGLFLTQKAIEEQASLQDFAGSIVLKLIQYTTKATADMCKGQVMDLESRRKQLSLQELNTLCFYKTGIGFEAALLMPAILAGVSEEVKDQLKKYAYHAGIAFQIKDDLLDAEGSKEILGKEAGMDKDNDTSTFVTVLGLEGAKKEMWEHYCMALEIVNSLPKKTNFLKCLVDYIVNRNR; the protein is encoded by the coding sequence ATGAAAAAAAGAATAAAAGTAAAAATAAATGAGGAATATCGATCGGCGGAGCACAAAGCAGCCCGTTATTTCCATTCCCTTCAAAATCAGTTAACGGATAAGTCTTATGTGTCACGCTTAACGAATGACTTTCAAACTTGGAAGATAAGTCATATTCATTCTCCATCCATCCTTACTTATTTTTCCCGAAAAAAAAGAAAACCAGTTGTAAAAGGATATCGAACCTATATAGAATGGCTAAATTATGTAGGGAAATTAGATGATTATTTAAATCGGAGTATTTCCTATCTTTATATGCGTGATTTAGGAAAGGCCCTCTCTTCTCAATCTACTCAAGAAAGAATAAATGAAGTAGTTAAAAATATGAAAAATCATTTATTGAAGAAAGATGCAGAGGAGGGAAATTTTAGTGTATCCAGTATATATAAGTTAGCTAAAAAAGAAGCGGTCGAACATACGATGATTTGGGTATTGGAAAGACTGAAGCAAGTGACTTCTCATATACCTGCTGGGATGAGTGTAGAGCATGCCCAACGAAAAATACTGAAAATCCTTGCAGGAGTTTTAATGCATGAATTGGAGGAAAGAAGAGAACTAGAGCTTTCAAATCAAGAGCGCCAGACTCGATTAGAAAAAGCGATAAAACTAGGTTTTTATTATGGTTTAACCTATCCTTTAATTGATGATTTGCTTGATGCAAAAATTTTATCGTTGGAAGAAGAAATACAGTATTCCAATTTAATACGACATACATTAGAAACAGGTGAAGTTCCTGACTTAGGTAAATGGTCTGGAAAAAATGAAGAACTCATTCAATTCATTCATAAAGAACTAAAAGAAGCGTTCGAATATATGAAGAAACAGCATGATAATCAAACATGGGAGTTATTTTTAAACCAATCCTATATCTTTTTTCATTCACAAGAGGTAGATAGAAAAAAGGAATTGACCAATAGTACTTATTCTAACGAAGAGTTATATATACCGGTAATTCTTAAATCTTCCGCTTCTCGGCAGATTGTTCGGTCGTTAATGAATGCTCCTGAAGATGAAGGGTATGATCAAAGAACCTTTTATTATGGTATTTATAATCAGCTAGCCGATGATTTAGCAGATATGTTTGATGATCAAAAAGATGGGGCAGTTACACCTTATACGTATTATCTTACTTATTATCAAACAAGAAAGGATTTAATTAATCCGTTTGAAATGTATTGGACAGTCATTTCCTATTTGATTCACGACGTATACCATTCTGATTCCAAAACACAGGAAGTTATATTAGACCGGGCAATTAATGGGTTAAAACGGTTAAAGGAAAAATTGGGGGAACAGAAGTATAGTGATTTAATGGGGATTTTAACAAAGGGATTTCCTCCCTTTAATCAGTTACTCCAACAAATGGTTGCAAAAGCCGATGATGTTGACTTTTTCGATAAGCTGCTTCGTGATCATATGATTGCCACATTGAAGGAAAATCGTCGTGAGCAGACGGAGTTTTCAGAAATGTTTCAATCTATTCGTTCACCTATTGAGAAGATATTGCCAATTACAGAAAACACAATGTTAGAGAAGGATATCGTGACAGAAGCAGCAAATTATAGTCTTGCAGGGGATGGGAAAAGATTGCGACCGATTATTACATGGTTTATTGGGGTAAAGGAATTGGAGTTAGATGATGCTCAAATCGTTCCATTGTTGCGATCTGTAGAGTATATGCATACAGCTTCTCTTATATTTGACGATTTGCCAACACAGGATAATGCTGTGATGAGAAGAGGGCGCCCAACTTTACATGAAGTATATAATGCTGCAACAGCTGAGTTAACAGGCCTCTTTCTTACACAAAAGGCAATAGAGGAACAAGCTAGTTTACAGGATTTTGCTGGTTCTATTGTGTTAAAACTGATTCAATATACAACAAAGGCTACTGCTGATATGTGTAAAGGACAGGTGATGGATTTAGAATCCAGAAGAAAACAATTATCCCTTCAAGAATTGAATACCCTTTGTTTTTATAAAACAGGCATTGGCTTTGAAGCCGCTCTTCTTATGCCTGCTATTTTAGCAGGAGTTTCAGAAGAAGTTAAGGATCAATTGAAGAAATATGCTTACCATGCTGGCATCGCTTTTCAAATTAAGGATGATTTGCTGGATGCGGAAGGAAGTAAAGAAATATTAGGAAAAGAAGCTGGTATGGATAAAGACAACGATACATCTACTTTTGTTACAGTACTTGGTTTGGAAGGTGCGAAAAAGGAAATGTGGGAGCATTATTGTATGGCCTTGGAAATTGTTAATTCCTTGCCAAAGAAGACAAACTTTTTAAAGTGTTTAGTAGATTATATCGTGAATCGAAATCGGTAA
- a CDS encoding MBL fold metallo-hydrolase, which produces MKITFLGKYGGYPGKDSATSSFLLESNGFHLLVDCGSGVLSKVQSYVDLKDLDACILSHYHHDHIADVGVLQYAMLVETKLGNRTKPFPIYGHKRDAKFDELTNDIYTEGREISVGKTSNIGPFSLSFCETIHPAYCLAMKIQASGQTILYTADTEWKDDLVVFAKNADVLISEASIYKEQFGIVKGHLTGEEAGKLAEQTGVKQLLLTHLPHYGEQEKLVEEAKQGYSGPVQLVNPGMVIDLK; this is translated from the coding sequence ATGAAAATTACCTTTTTAGGAAAATACGGAGGATATCCAGGCAAGGACAGTGCTACTTCTTCATTTTTATTAGAGTCTAATGGATTTCATTTATTGGTTGATTGTGGGAGTGGGGTGTTATCAAAAGTTCAATCATATGTCGATTTAAAAGATTTAGATGCATGCATTCTTTCCCACTATCATCATGACCATATCGCTGATGTGGGAGTTCTGCAATATGCTATGCTAGTTGAGACAAAACTCGGAAACCGAACAAAACCTTTCCCAATCTATGGGCATAAAAGAGATGCTAAGTTTGACGAATTAACCAATGATATTTATACAGAAGGACGGGAAATTTCAGTAGGAAAAACGTCTAACATAGGACCATTCAGCCTATCTTTTTGTGAAACGATTCATCCTGCCTATTGTTTGGCTATGAAAATACAGGCAAGTGGCCAAACCATTCTTTACACCGCAGATACCGAGTGGAAGGATGATTTAGTTGTGTTTGCAAAAAATGCGGATGTTCTAATAAGTGAAGCAAGCATTTATAAAGAACAATTTGGTATAGTTAAAGGACATCTAACTGGAGAGGAAGCCGGAAAACTTGCTGAACAAACGGGTGTAAAGCAACTCCTTTTAACCCATCTTCCCCATTATGGTGAACAAGAAAAACTTGTGGAAGAAGCAAAACAAGGGTATAGTGGTCCCGTTCAGTTGGTAAATCCCGGTATGGTAATAGACCTTAAATAA
- a CDS encoding GNAT family N-acetyltransferase translates to MTYTLQPITQEQAEEIAYNWHYDGKYAFYDMEADEEDLAEFLDNNKRNNSIYAVTEKKQLIGFFSIYQEENNTINIGLGLRPDLTGQGNGYTFLTTGINYIKERYSPAFISLAVATFNTRAIKVYKKAGFKETTTFMQSTNGGEFEFVKMIYTCSIA, encoded by the coding sequence ATGACCTATACACTCCAACCTATCACACAAGAACAAGCAGAAGAAATAGCTTATAACTGGCATTATGATGGAAAGTATGCTTTTTATGATATGGAGGCGGATGAAGAAGATTTAGCAGAATTTCTTGATAATAATAAAAGAAATAACTCTATTTATGCTGTTACTGAAAAAAAGCAGCTCATTGGTTTTTTCAGTATATATCAAGAAGAAAATAATACAATTAATATAGGACTTGGTCTTAGACCTGATTTAACAGGTCAGGGGAATGGATATACATTTTTAACAACTGGAATCAATTATATAAAAGAACGGTATTCCCCAGCCTTTATCTCTTTGGCTGTCGCAACTTTCAACACTCGGGCCATCAAAGTATATAAGAAAGCAGGTTTTAAAGAGACAACGACATTTATGCAGTCGACAAATGGAGGAGAATTTGAATTTGTTAAAATGATTTATACCTGTTCGATAGCATGA
- a CDS encoding amidase family protein yields the protein MKIDNRIPFNIEEATILEVQKALDSGVITSWELTKQYLERIAAYDSTLCSIREINPDALEIAAELDKKRQEINQIGPLYGIPVIIKDNIDTKDAMATTAGSIALENNFAKEDAFIVKKLREAGAIIIGKANLSEFANFITELDMPNGYSSLGGQVMNPYGPAVWDVGGSSSGTGASIAANFAVVGIGTETSGSILSPASNNSLVGIKPTLGLVSRSGIIPLAHSQDTAGPMTRTVCDAAILLGIIAGVDEADEVTKTCEGQPSDYTTFLKTDGLKGKRIGVDRSFLPEEEDEVVLFNEALEELTKQGAILLDVTIPREKFESIVLYHEFKHGINNYLHKLSEEVPVHSLSEVIAFNKQHLDAVKYGQTILEYCQTLNGDLDDPKYKKHREKDIRLSATKGIDVAMEEYQLDGLVFAKYLGCEMPAKAGYPSITVPAGYTPKGKPMGITFSGLAYSEPRLIEMAFSYEQATNLRIPPELNKE from the coding sequence ATGAAAATTGATAATCGAATTCCCTTTAATATAGAAGAAGCAACAATTTTAGAAGTGCAAAAGGCACTTGATTCGGGTGTTATTACTTCATGGGAACTGACAAAGCAATATTTAGAGCGAATAGCTGCGTATGATTCTACATTATGCTCTATTAGAGAAATTAATCCTGATGCATTAGAGATTGCAGCAGAACTAGATAAAAAAAGACAGGAAATCAATCAAATTGGACCACTTTATGGTATTCCTGTTATTATTAAGGACAATATTGATACGAAGGATGCGATGGCTACAACTGCCGGCTCGATTGCATTGGAAAATAATTTTGCAAAAGAAGATGCTTTTATTGTCAAAAAGCTACGAGAGGCAGGAGCGATTATTATTGGAAAGGCAAATCTTTCAGAATTTGCTAATTTTATTACTGAATTAGATATGCCCAACGGCTATAGCTCATTAGGTGGCCAAGTAATGAATCCATATGGTCCTGCTGTATGGGATGTTGGTGGTTCAAGTTCTGGCACTGGCGCAAGCATTGCCGCCAATTTTGCTGTTGTTGGGATAGGGACAGAAACGTCTGGATCTATTCTTAGTCCTGCTAGCAATAATTCCCTTGTCGGAATTAAACCAACCCTTGGTCTTGTTAGCCGTTCCGGCATTATTCCGCTCGCACATAGTCAGGATACGGCGGGGCCAATGACGAGAACAGTTTGTGATGCTGCTATTCTTTTAGGAATAATTGCAGGTGTAGACGAAGCAGATGAAGTGACTAAAACATGTGAAGGGCAGCCGAGTGATTATACAACATTTTTAAAAACGGACGGTCTTAAAGGAAAAAGAATTGGCGTTGATCGTTCCTTCTTGCCTGAAGAGGAAGACGAAGTTGTGTTGTTTAATGAAGCATTGGAAGAATTAACAAAGCAAGGAGCTATTCTGCTTGATGTGACAATTCCTCGAGAAAAGTTTGAGTCGATCGTTCTCTATCATGAGTTTAAGCATGGTATAAATAACTACTTACATAAACTTTCAGAGGAAGTTCCCGTTCATTCATTAAGTGAAGTAATTGCATTTAATAAACAACATTTGGATGCTGTTAAGTATGGGCAAACAATTCTTGAATACTGCCAAACGTTAAACGGAGATTTGGACGATCCAAAATACAAGAAACACCGAGAAAAGGATATTAGACTTTCGGCAACAAAAGGAATCGATGTGGCAATGGAAGAATATCAATTGGATGGCTTAGTGTTTGCGAAATATTTAGGATGTGAGATGCCTGCAAAAGCAGGATATCCATCTATTACTGTTCCAGCAGGATATACACCCAAAGGAAAGCCTATGGGAATCACCTTCTCAGGATTAGCCTATAGTGAACCTAGATTAATTGAAATGGCATTTAGTTATGAACAAGCGACAAACCTTCGCATTCCACCTGAATTAAATAAGGAATAA